Proteins co-encoded in one Flavobacteriales bacterium genomic window:
- a CDS encoding ABC transporter ATP-binding protein, with product MKGFLRILAYLKGYKTEVALNLLANIFFVLFNLLSLLLFIPFLDLLFSEAPAVVSDPPAFAFNKEFFEDFFAYHMSQRIAEGGPIHALAFICSLTLLMFFLKNVSRYLAYLALARIRQGIGRDIRRDIYHKIIALPLGFFSDEKKGDIMARNTADVAEVDMSVIGSLEMMMRDPLNIMLSFAAMLMISPPLTLFSLILMPVSGFIIGRISKSLKRTSRKGQDKQGELLSYLEETLGGLRIIKAFNAEGAVKEGFGRLNESFRRISIRLLNKRDLASPLSEFLGACVMVGVVWYGGSLILGQKEDALSGSEFIGFIIIFSQSLRPIQSLAKTFSNINKGLASVERIDAIKDADDQIHDPVSPKDLNGFEKAIRYEGLHFRYTDAPVLRGIDIEIKKGQTIALVGESGGGKSTIADLLPRFYDPQEGRVSIDGVDIRDVRLKDLRRLMGVVSQQAILFNDTVRSNITLGYEATDEEVEQAARIANAHEFIQTMPLGYDTTVGDAGGKLSGGQRQRISIARAVLRNPPILILDEATSALDTESERLVQDALEHLMKDRTTLVIAHRLSTIQHADKILVIQNGRIVESGTHDELLAAGGQYKKLREMQG from the coding sequence GTGAAAGGATTTCTACGAATACTCGCTTATCTCAAAGGATACAAGACTGAGGTCGCTCTGAACCTGCTGGCCAACATCTTCTTCGTCCTCTTCAACCTACTCTCACTCCTGCTCTTCATTCCATTCTTGGATCTGCTCTTCAGCGAGGCTCCGGCCGTTGTAAGCGACCCCCCTGCTTTTGCATTCAACAAGGAATTCTTTGAGGATTTCTTTGCCTACCACATGAGCCAGCGTATCGCTGAGGGTGGTCCGATCCATGCCCTGGCATTCATCTGTAGTTTGACACTCCTTATGTTCTTCTTGAAGAATGTCTCCCGATATCTGGCCTATCTGGCCCTGGCCCGCATACGTCAAGGGATAGGCAGGGACATTCGCAGGGATATCTATCACAAGATCATCGCTCTGCCACTGGGATTCTTCTCCGATGAGAAGAAAGGCGACATCATGGCACGCAATACCGCTGATGTAGCCGAGGTGGATATGTCGGTGATCGGTTCTCTGGAAATGATGATGCGCGACCCGCTTAATATCATGCTCTCCTTTGCGGCCATGTTGATGATCAGTCCACCCTTGACCTTGTTCTCACTCATTCTCATGCCGGTCTCGGGATTCATCATCGGGCGTATCTCCAAGAGCCTGAAACGCACATCGCGCAAAGGGCAGGATAAGCAAGGTGAACTCCTCTCCTACTTGGAAGAGACCTTAGGTGGCCTGCGCATCATTAAGGCATTCAATGCCGAAGGGGCGGTCAAAGAAGGCTTCGGCCGGCTGAACGAATCCTTCCGCAGGATCAGCATCCGTCTCCTTAACAAGCGGGACCTGGCCTCTCCCTTGAGCGAATTCTTAGGTGCCTGTGTGATGGTAGGAGTAGTCTGGTATGGAGGAAGTCTGATCCTCGGTCAAAAAGAAGATGCGCTATCGGGCAGTGAATTCATCGGCTTCATCATCATCTTCTCCCAAAGTCTGCGTCCGATCCAGAGTCTGGCGAAGACATTCAGCAATATCAATAAAGGGCTCGCCTCAGTAGAGCGCATCGATGCCATCAAGGATGCCGATGATCAGATACACGACCCGGTATCTCCCAAGGATTTGAACGGTTTCGAAAAAGCCATCCGCTATGAAGGACTGCACTTCCGCTATACCGATGCTCCGGTATTGCGAGGCATAGACATAGAGATCAAGAAGGGACAGACCATCGCTCTCGTGGGTGAATCGGGCGGAGGGAAATCCACTATTGCAGACCTACTTCCCCGATTCTATGACCCACAGGAAGGACGGGTGAGCATAGATGGTGTGGACATACGCGATGTCCGATTGAAGGACCTGAGGAGATTGATGGGAGTGGTATCGCAGCAGGCCATTCTCTTCAACGATACTGTACGCAGTAATATCACATTGGGCTATGAGGCTACCGATGAAGAGGTGGAACAAGCGGCCCGTATCGCCAATGCACATGAGTTCATACAGACCATGCCATTGGGATATGATACGACCGTGGGAGATGCGGGAGGAAAACTCAGTGGAGGTCAGCGCCAGCGGATCAGCATAGCCCGGGCCGTACTTCGCAATCCCCCTATCCTCATCTTGGACGAGGCCACATCTGCACTCGACACCGAGTCAGAGCGACTGGTACAGGATGCCTTGGAGCACTTGATGAAGGACCGTACCACCTTGGTCATTGCCCACCGCCTTTCCACTATCCAGCATGCGGATAAGATCCTGGTCATTCAGAATGGCCGCATCGTAGAGTCAGGGACTCATGATGAATTGCTTGCTGCAGGCGGTCAGTACAAGAAGTTGAGAGAGATGCAGGGCTGA
- the rbfA gene encoding 30S ribosome-binding factor RbfA: protein MPSIRQERINALLQNELGSIFQRGMKEHFGGLFISVTVVRISPDLGSAKVYISIMNKVDKQQVVEELNERNRFIRKLLGERVGKQLRKTPELMFFLDDSLDYAQKINDLLK, encoded by the coding sequence GTGCCAAGTATACGTCAAGAACGCATCAACGCCCTGCTCCAGAACGAATTAGGGTCGATTTTCCAACGGGGGATGAAAGAGCATTTCGGTGGTCTCTTCATCTCTGTCACCGTGGTCCGTATCAGTCCCGATCTGGGTTCTGCCAAGGTCTATATCAGTATCATGAACAAGGTGGACAAGCAACAGGTGGTGGAGGAACTCAACGAGCGCAACCGCTTCATCCGTAAGCTCTTGGGAGAGCGGGTTGGCAAGCAATTGCGCAAGACCCCGGAGCTGATGTTCTTTTTGGATGACTCGCTGGACTACGCGCAAAAGATCAATGACCTTCTGAAATAG